A region from the Muribaculum gordoncarteri genome encodes:
- a CDS encoding urease accessory protein UreD gives MKDVANAPEIKRLESMREMQPYNNPTRAMFIGAPGKVGYLRLGFEIDAWGKSILRDHERIAPLIVQQELYCDEGMPEMPVVYIISSGGPNVDGDRYEQDIEMRRGSFGHVTTGAATKIAEMKDNFSALYQKITLEEDSYLEFIPEHTIPCSNARYITYTDIVCHPSATMFYSEVFTCGRKHRDNEVFKYDILSVTCNAMRPDGTRLFREKFIIDPKEYDLRNLGIMGRYDMFANVIVLTPPEKAQEIYDKTEVGFLDDGKVAVGLTRLPNEAGLLYKVLGFETGPVKDKIRNFCSTVRQVVKGKPLLPDFPWR, from the coding sequence ATGAAAGATGTAGCAAATGCACCCGAGATAAAGCGTCTTGAATCAATGCGAGAGATGCAGCCCTACAACAACCCTACCCGAGCTATGTTTATCGGCGCTCCGGGCAAGGTGGGCTATCTGCGTCTTGGATTCGAGATCGACGCTTGGGGTAAAAGCATATTACGCGACCATGAGCGCATAGCTCCGCTTATCGTACAGCAGGAGCTATATTGTGATGAAGGCATGCCCGAAATGCCGGTCGTGTATATAATATCATCGGGCGGCCCCAATGTCGACGGCGACCGCTACGAACAGGATATCGAGATGCGTCGAGGCTCTTTTGGCCATGTCACAACAGGAGCAGCGACCAAGATTGCTGAAATGAAGGATAATTTCTCGGCTCTCTATCAAAAAATCACATTAGAGGAGGACAGTTATCTCGAATTCATTCCCGAGCATACAATCCCGTGCAGCAACGCACGCTACATCACCTATACCGACATCGTGTGCCATCCTTCGGCCACCATGTTTTATAGCGAGGTATTCACTTGCGGACGAAAACATCGCGACAACGAGGTGTTCAAGTACGACATTTTGTCGGTAACCTGCAACGCCATGCGTCCCGACGGCACTCGCCTGTTCCGTGAGAAATTCATAATCGACCCTAAGGAATATGATCTGCGCAACCTCGGCATAATGGGACGATACGACATGTTTGCCAATGTAATAGTACTGACACCTCCCGAAAAAGCTCAGGAGATATACGACAAAACCGAAGTCGGATTTCTTGATGACGGAAAGGTGGCGGTGGGTTTGACCCGATTACCAAATGAAGCGGGACTGTTGTATAAGGTCCTCGGATTTGAAACCGGGCCCGTTAAAGACAAAATAAGAAATTTTTGTTCAACAGTTCGTCAAGTCGTAAAAGGCAAGCCATTGCTACCCGATTTCCCTTGGCGATAA
- a CDS encoding urease subunit beta yields the protein MATNNNQANVAGQIPGNPPLNAEGYSKDNPPKASDTPTTIYNGVPPIYDKKEPGFTPTKYVPVGGVDLASDPIEYNTDRYTVKVTVHNTGDRPVQVGSHFHFFEVNRYLEFDRPKAYGCHLNIPATTAIRFEPGDEKEVELVSYSGKRKVWGFNDLANGYTGGQDTPTFYPNKIHAIRKMNEYGFKSVSEDEADAEYQK from the coding sequence ATGGCAACAAACAACAATCAGGCTAACGTTGCCGGGCAAATACCCGGTAATCCTCCGTTGAATGCCGAAGGTTACAGCAAGGATAATCCACCCAAAGCAAGTGACACTCCGACTACTATTTATAACGGTGTACCGCCAATCTACGACAAAAAAGAGCCCGGATTTACCCCCACGAAGTATGTACCCGTAGGTGGAGTCGATTTAGCATCGGATCCTATAGAGTATAACACCGACCGCTACACTGTAAAGGTAACAGTACACAACACCGGTGACCGACCCGTTCAGGTTGGCTCACACTTCCATTTCTTTGAAGTGAACCGTTATCTTGAATTTGACCGCCCCAAAGCCTATGGATGTCACTTGAACATTCCGGCTACTACCGCAATCCGTTTTGAACCCGGTGATGAAAAGGAAGTAGAGCTTGTAAGCTACAGTGGAAAGCGCAAAGTGTGGGGCTTCAACGATCTTGCCAACGGTTATACCGGAGGTCAGGATACTCCTACATTCTATCCCAATAAGATTCATGCCATCCGCAAAATGAATGAATATGGATTCAAGAGCGTAAGCGAAGATGAAGCCGATGCGGAATATCAAAAGTAA
- the ureE gene encoding urease accessory protein UreE (involved in the assembly of the urease metallocenter; possible nickel donor) yields MKIFSEVIGNIHGDKNLAEKIEKASVEYLDLDQWTAQKSRFIVTGDKGTQCAVALKRNTQLIEGDVLEYDPDTNSAIVARIELSPVFVIDLAAIEKEDKLKIIQTCIELGHAIGNQHWPAVIKGTKVYIPLTVDKKVMKSVMDTHAIPEVTYEFQAGKEVIPYLAPHEIRNLFGGTAQESHAHVHGDPGMHAHVHTHPDGTTHVHPHVHDDEHHHDH; encoded by the coding sequence ATGAAGATATTCAGCGAAGTAATAGGCAACATCCACGGTGACAAGAATCTTGCCGAAAAGATTGAAAAAGCATCGGTCGAATACCTCGACCTCGATCAATGGACAGCCCAGAAAAGCCGATTCATAGTTACAGGCGACAAAGGCACACAATGTGCAGTGGCGTTGAAGCGCAACACACAGCTCATTGAAGGCGATGTCCTTGAATATGACCCCGACACCAACTCGGCCATCGTGGCACGCATCGAATTGAGTCCGGTGTTTGTCATCGACCTTGCGGCGATCGAAAAAGAAGATAAGCTTAAAATCATACAGACCTGCATCGAGCTCGGTCACGCCATAGGCAACCAGCACTGGCCCGCCGTGATAAAGGGCACCAAAGTCTACATCCCGCTCACCGTCGACAAGAAAGTGATGAAAAGCGTCATGGACACTCACGCAATTCCCGAGGTGACCTACGAGTTCCAGGCCGGAAAAGAGGTGATTCCCTATCTTGCCCCTCATGAGATACGCAATCTCTTCGGCGGCACCGCTCAGGAAAGTCATGCTCATGTTCACGGTGATCCCGGAATGCACGCCCATGTACACACTCATCCCGACGGGACGACACATGTCCATCCCCATGTACATGACGACGAACACCATCACGACCATTAA
- a CDS encoding urease accessory protein UreF, whose translation MRLLEMSDSQFPVGNFSFSNGLETASYEKIVHDADTLSQYAHAASLQSAYSDGIAAIQAYRAISNDDYDRLLLADKEVILCKMNDEARQMVLRMGKKLAELAVQIMDCSTMQRFLDDIRNERTAGTYPVAQAIAMHCAGISEEEMFTSQQFGVINMILGASLRCVRVSHYDTQKIAYNMAPLIARDYEVVRNLDFEDMRAFVPGMDIMASLHEKGNMRMFMN comes from the coding sequence ATGCGACTACTCGAAATGAGCGACTCGCAATTTCCGGTAGGCAACTTTTCATTCTCCAACGGGCTTGAAACAGCCTCTTACGAGAAAATAGTACATGATGCCGACACGCTGAGCCAGTATGCCCATGCAGCATCGCTCCAATCGGCCTACAGTGACGGAATCGCGGCAATACAGGCCTATCGTGCCATAAGCAACGACGATTACGACCGACTGTTGCTGGCCGACAAGGAGGTGATACTCTGCAAAATGAATGATGAAGCAAGGCAAATGGTATTGCGAATGGGCAAAAAGCTCGCAGAACTCGCTGTACAAATCATGGATTGTTCGACGATGCAACGTTTCCTCGATGATATCCGCAATGAACGCACTGCCGGCACCTACCCCGTGGCACAGGCCATCGCCATGCACTGCGCCGGAATATCGGAGGAGGAGATGTTCACCTCACAGCAATTCGGCGTCATAAACATGATTCTCGGCGCGTCGTTACGTTGTGTGAGAGTGTCGCACTACGACACACAGAAGATTGCCTACAACATGGCTCCGTTGATTGCTCGTGACTATGAAGTTGTGCGCAATCTCGACTTCGAGGACATGAGGGCATTCGTTCCCGGCATGGACATCATGGCGTCACTTCATGAGAAAGGCAACATGCGCATGTTCATGAACTAA
- a CDS encoding urease subunit alpha: MATISRQEYNNLFGPTVGDKIRLGNTHLYVQIEKDLRVYGDEVVYGGGKTLRDGMGLANRYSVKGGSLDLVITNVTILDPILGVVKADVGIKDGKIAGIGKAGNPDTMEGVSPDLVTGPSTDAISGEHLILTAAGIDGHVHHISPQQAYNCLSNGITTLIGGGIGPTDGTNGTTITSGVWNMYKMLESFEGIPINYGCLAKGNSSVKETLDEQIYAGSCGYKIHEDWGSTPAAIRACLDSADRLDVQVAIHTDTLNESGYVEDSIAAMDGRTIHTYHTEGAGGGHAPDLLKVASMANVLPSSTNPTLPFGINSKAELFDMIMVCHNLNPNIPSDVAFAESRVRPETQSAENILHDLGVLSMVSSDSQAMGRVGESFMRTFQMASYMKDVRGKLREDSDENDNFRVLRYLAKITINPAITYGCSDLLGSIAKGKMADLVLWEPAFFGTKPKLVIKGGLINWAQMGDPNASLPTPQPVYMRPMYGAFGKALKTTCVNLMSRASIDAGVPEKLGLERICYPVHGTRQISKYDMVRNTAMPRIEINPETFYVYVDGELAYVPPAPSLALSQLYWFS, encoded by the coding sequence ATGGCAACTATTTCTCGACAAGAATATAACAATCTTTTCGGTCCTACCGTAGGTGATAAAATCCGACTCGGCAACACTCACCTCTATGTACAGATTGAAAAGGATTTGCGTGTATACGGCGATGAGGTCGTATACGGAGGCGGCAAGACATTGCGCGACGGCATGGGCTTGGCTAACCGCTATTCGGTTAAGGGAGGCTCCCTTGACCTGGTAATCACCAATGTTACGATACTTGACCCTATCCTCGGTGTAGTAAAGGCCGATGTAGGTATTAAGGACGGCAAGATTGCGGGCATAGGAAAGGCCGGTAACCCCGACACTATGGAAGGTGTATCGCCCGACCTCGTTACAGGTCCGTCGACCGACGCTATCTCAGGTGAGCATCTGATCCTTACCGCTGCAGGTATCGACGGTCACGTACACCACATTTCACCTCAGCAGGCTTATAACTGTCTGTCCAACGGTATCACTACACTTATCGGCGGTGGTATCGGCCCGACCGATGGTACCAACGGTACAACCATAACCTCAGGTGTATGGAACATGTACAAGATGCTTGAGTCATTTGAAGGTATTCCTATCAACTACGGATGTCTTGCCAAGGGTAACAGCTCAGTTAAGGAAACTTTGGACGAACAGATTTATGCAGGAAGTTGCGGATACAAAATCCACGAGGACTGGGGTTCGACACCTGCCGCAATACGTGCATGTCTTGATTCAGCCGACCGACTTGATGTTCAGGTAGCAATCCACACCGATACCCTTAACGAATCGGGTTATGTAGAGGATTCTATCGCAGCTATGGACGGCCGTACAATCCACACCTACCACACCGAAGGTGCCGGTGGCGGTCACGCTCCCGACCTTTTGAAGGTGGCTTCGATGGCCAACGTGCTTCCGTCATCGACCAACCCCACTCTTCCTTTCGGTATCAACTCAAAGGCCGAGTTGTTTGACATGATTATGGTATGTCACAACCTTAACCCCAATATCCCGAGCGATGTGGCATTTGCCGAAAGCCGTGTAAGACCCGAAACCCAGTCGGCCGAGAACATTCTCCACGACCTTGGAGTATTGTCGATGGTATCATCCGACTCTCAGGCAATGGGCCGTGTAGGAGAATCGTTTATGCGTACATTCCAGATGGCTTCATACATGAAGGATGTCCGCGGAAAACTTCGTGAGGACAGCGACGAGAACGATAACTTCCGTGTACTGCGTTACCTTGCCAAGATCACCATCAACCCCGCAATCACCTACGGTTGCTCCGACCTGCTCGGAAGCATCGCCAAGGGCAAGATGGCCGACCTCGTTCTTTGGGAACCGGCATTCTTCGGAACAAAACCGAAACTTGTCATCAAGGGCGGTCTTATCAACTGGGCACAAATGGGCGACCCCAATGCTTCGCTCCCGACACCGCAACCGGTCTACATGCGTCCTATGTACGGTGCATTCGGCAAGGCGTTGAAGACTACTTGCGTAAACCTTATGTCACGTGCTTCAATTGATGCAGGCGTACCTGAGAAGCTTGGTCTTGAGCGTATATGCTATCCTGTTCATGGAACACGCCAGATATCCAAGTACGACATGGTTCGTAACACCGCCATGCCTCGCATTGAGATCAATCCTGAAACATTCTATGTATATGTTGACGGAGAACTTGCCTACGTGCCGCCGGCACCGTCGCTTGCACTCTCTCAATTGTACTGGTTCAGCTAA
- a CDS encoding urease subunit gamma, giving the protein MHLTPKEIDKLMLLNLGMIAERRKNKGLKLNYPEAVAYITSAALEEARAGKTVEEVMVEASNVLTKDDVMPGVADMISLLQVEAVFTDGSRLVSIHHPIK; this is encoded by the coding sequence ATGCATTTAACGCCTAAAGAAATTGACAAATTGATGTTGCTCAATCTCGGAATGATTGCTGAGCGCCGTAAAAACAAAGGACTTAAGCTTAATTATCCGGAAGCTGTTGCATACATCACATCGGCTGCGCTTGAAGAAGCCCGTGCCGGTAAGACGGTTGAGGAAGTGATGGTGGAAGCCTCCAATGTTCTCACTAAAGACGATGTCATGCCCGGCGTAGCCGACATGATTTCCTTGCTTCAGGTTGAGGCTGTGTTTACCGATGGCTCTCGCCTTGTTAGTATTCACCACCCAATCAAGTAA
- the ureG gene encoding urease accessory protein UreG has protein sequence MSTCRIGIGGPVGSGKTALIEAITPHLLNDGFKVLIITNDIVTTEDAKHVRRMLKGVLLEDRIIGVETGACPHTAVREDPSMNIAAVEEMEAKFPDTDIVLIESGGDNLTLTFSPALVDFFIYVIDVAAGDKIPRKDGPGISQSDILVINKTDLAPYVHASLEVMDHDSKLMRPGKPFVFTNCMTGEGIDELVSLIKAMALFDHDKA, from the coding sequence ATGAGTACTTGTCGAATCGGTATCGGAGGTCCTGTCGGATCAGGCAAAACCGCCCTTATAGAAGCAATAACACCCCATCTTCTCAACGATGGATTCAAGGTGTTGATTATCACTAACGACATAGTAACCACCGAGGATGCCAAGCACGTGCGTCGAATGCTCAAAGGCGTCCTGCTTGAGGATCGCATCATAGGCGTCGAAACCGGAGCATGCCCCCACACCGCCGTTCGCGAGGATCCCTCGATGAACATCGCAGCCGTTGAGGAGATGGAGGCAAAGTTCCCCGACACCGATATAGTTCTTATCGAATCGGGAGGCGACAACCTCACCCTTACGTTCTCGCCGGCATTGGTTGACTTCTTCATCTATGTAATCGATGTAGCGGCAGGCGACAAGATTCCGCGCAAGGACGGCCCCGGCATCTCGCAAAGCGACATTCTCGTAATCAACAAGACCGACCTCGCCCCCTACGTTCATGCGTCACTTGAGGTTATGGACCATGATTCAAAACTGATGCGTCCCGGCAAGCCGTTTGTATTTACCAACTGCATGACAGGCGAAGGCATCGATGAACTCGTTTCGCTTATCAAGGCCATGGCCCTTTTTGACCACGACAAAGCCTGA